CGTTAGTCCTAACGCACCGAAAATTTGGGATGGTGCGTTGCGCTACGCGACAACACACCCTACAAAAAAAGGATTTTGAGTAATTTAATCATTTGTGTGTACACCGTGCTTCCTTAGCAAGGAGATGGTTGGGGTGAGGTTTTGTAGAGGTTTCTAAAAAATTACGCTAAAGAACAAACCTTTAAATTGTAATATCTTCCTCTTGATTAATCGCTAATCTTAAAACCGATAACCCTAAAATAATCAAAAATAAGACTAATCCAATTGTGCAAGCATAGCTAATTTCTAAATTACTAAAGGCTTCTTCATACAAATAGTAAACAATGGTTTTTGAGCTATTTAGTGGACCGCCTTGGGTCATAATAAATACTTCTTCAAAGACTTTAGTCGCCGAAATCGCAGAAATTACCGCCACTAGCGCTAAATAAGGCTTCATCAAGGGTACGGTAATATCCCAGTGTTTGCGGATACCATCTGAACCATCAATAGCTGCGGCTTCATACACATCAGCCGGAATTGATTGTAATCCCGCTAAATAAATTACCATGTAGTAGCCGAGTCCCTTCCAGATGGTAACAGCCATGACACTGGCTAGAGAAATTGGTACAATGCCCAGCAGTTTATCTGGACTGGTTAACCAGGGAATTCCTTCGGGAAAAATATTCAAAGTTTTGAGTAACTGATTGAGTAAGCCGTTTTCTGCATACAGCCATTTCCAAGCTATACCAGCAACTACCATTGATATCACTACGGGGGTGTAGTAAGCTGCTCTAAACCAATTCATTCCTCGCAGCTTCTGATTTACCAAAATTGCCAGCCCCAAGGGAGCCATGACCAAAATTGGCACAACAACCAAAAGATAAAGAAAAGTATTTTCTAAGGTTTTCCAAAAAACTGCATCCTTCCACAAGCGGAGAAAGTTGCCAAAACCTATCCATTGGGGTGGCTGGGAAAGGTCTTCGTAGCTGGTAAAGCTGAGGTAAAACGCTTGTATTGCTGGCCAAAAAACTGTTAAAACCAAAAGAACTAAAGCCGGTAGCAAAAATAAGTAAGGAGTCAGTCGCTGTTTGATGAAATTCCAGTTTTGAGGCTTGAGTTGATTCATAGGGACATTTTACTGATTTAAATGGAGATCAACTGTGATGGAATCTGAGAACAATTTGCCAATTGAGCATCAAAATGTACCAGTCAATCACCGTGGCTTACATGAATTTTTGTACAGTTCTGACGATGAACACGATACCACTGAGGTGGCTGTAACGCCTGCATTCGGAAATAATGGCGGGGAGATTATGCCTCTGGAGACTTGGCGCACGGCTGATCAGAATGCGAAAATTGCGGGAGTTTACGCGGTTTTGGATGCAGAAGGCGAAACCCAATACATTGGCTATTCCCGGAATGTGTTGCTTTCTCTCAACGGTCATGTTAGCCAATATGGTGAACAAAAGTGCGCTTTTGTGCGTGTGCAAACCTTTAAGTTTCCCAAGCGTCAAGAAATGGAAGATTTGCGAGATGCTTGGATTGCAGAACTGGAAACTACACCACCTGGTAATGCTGCTGAAGGGGGAATGTGGGCTAGTACGGTAGGTGAGGCTGCTAAGGCGGTAATGTCAGAGGTGGAACGCCAAGCCTACGAGGAGAAAAAGCTAAAGTTGCGAAAAGCAATGGCTGATTCAAGTTTGTCTAAAGAAATAGAAGCGGTGGATGGGAGTGAAGCTCAACGTCAGCGTCAACTCGAAGCGGCTGTGAAGAATGATGACTGGAGTTCAGTTATTGACGCGCAGACAGAGGAAACTAAGTCTTAATACCTTACCTAACCCCTCGGCAAGGGAGGAGGGGCTTTGAAATACAGCACATTTCATTTGATTAAAACGGAGAGGGAGGGATTCGAACCCTCGTATACGTTCCCGCATAACAGACTTTCCAGGTCTGCGCCTTAAACCACTCGGCCACCTCTCCAGGGGCAACGATTTATAAGCATACTATGAAATCCAAGAAAATGCAAATATATAATTAAGCAGATTAAATTAATGTTGAAGTTCACATCCCAAAGCCTAAATTAAGATGTCTGATAAATATACGATTAAAGTCCGCGATCGCTCTACTGGCGAAGAATACAGTCTACAAGTTCCAGGCGATCGCTACATCCTTCACAGCATCGAACAACAAGGGGGGGAACTGCCGTTTTCTTGCCGCAATGGCGCTTGTACAACTTGCGCTGTGCGGGTGCTGTCTGGAGATATTTACCAACCGGAGGCGATTGGATTATCTCCGGCGTTGCGTCGTCAAGGTTACGCTTTGTTATGTGTCAGTTACGCCCGTTCTGATTTGGAGGTGGAAACTCAAGATGAGGATGAGGTTTATGAGCTACAGTTTGGGCGCTATTTTGCTAGGGGTAAAGTTAAGGCGGGTTTACCTTTAGATGAGGATTAAGATTTTTTTCACGCAAAGGCGCATTCGGCGTTCGCGCAGCGTCCCGAAGGGAAGCCGTTCCCGCAGGGTAGACGCAAAGGGTTTTTTTGGGGTCTTGGTGCGGAAAATTGTGCTTTTTGGTTCCTTGTTGCTGCTGGTGAGTTGTCAAGTTAATAATCAGACTGCAAGCAATCAGGTGCAGGTGAAGGTGGCGCGGGTAGTGAGTGGGCAAAGTTTGGACGTTTTAGGTATGGCTGAACAACCAAATTTGATTTCTCGCGTCCGGTTGGTTGGGATTGATGCACCAGATTTTCAACAACGCCCTTGGGGAGATGAGTCTCGACAAGTTTTAGAGACGTTGATTGGTGAGCCAGAAAAACCCGTAATTCTGGAATTTGATGTGTCAGCCAAAGATAAAATGGGTCGGACTTTGGCTTATGTGTGGAAAGATCAGCAGTTATTGAATGAAGAAGTCCTTAAACAAGGATATGCGATATTTGTGGGGCGATCGCCTAATCACAAATATGACCAGCGCTTGGAACGCGCCCAACAATGGGCTAGACTCATGGGAAAAGGCATTTGGAACCCAGAAAACCCTATGCGTCTTCCTCCGGCTGAATTTCGTCGTCGGAATCTTTAAGGAGTGGGGAGTGGTCCGTAAAGAATTTTGGATTTTGGAGAAAGCGATTTTAGATTGCAGTCTAATCCAAAATTTAAAATCTAAAATCTAAAATTGATTGACTAATGACTAATTTACAAATTTTTCTAGATATTGCTACGGAAGCGGCGTTGGCTGCGGGTGCGGTTTTGCAAGGGTATTTGGGTAAGTTAGAAGATGCTATTACTGAAAAAGGTCGTCCTGGTGATTTAGTCACTGCGGCGGATAAGGCCTCGGAAGTGGTGATTTTGGAAATTTTGCGTCGCCACTTTCCCGAACATTCTATCCTGGCTGAGGAATCCGGGAAGTTAGGCAATCAAGATAACCAGTACCTCTGGGCAATTGACCCCTTAGATGGTACAACCAATTACGCTCACCAATATTCCGCTTTTGCTGTTTCCATTGGCTTATTAGTTAATGGTGTGCCGCAAGTTGGTGTGATTTATGACCCTTTTCATGATGAGCTATTTCGGGCTGCTACTGGCTTGGGAGCGACGCGCAACCGCCATTCTATCAAGGTTTCAGAAATATCTGAACTGAGTAAAAGCCTGCTGGTAACGGGATTTGCCTATGATCGCCGGGAAACACCGGATAATAACTATGCAGAATTTTGTCACTTGACTCATCTCACCCAAGGCGTTAGGCGTAGCGGTTCCGCCGCCCTGGATTTGGCTTATGTTGCTTGTGGGCGTGTTGATGGTTACTGGGAACGGGGAATCTCTCCTTGGGATGTTGTCGCAGGTATAGTATTATTAAGAGAAGCTGGGGGTAAAGTTACTGCCTATGATGGTACTGCTTTCAAAATAGAATCAGGTAGAATTCTGGCTACTAATGGTAATATTCACCATAATCTGAGTCGTGAATTGGTAGAGGTTCCACCTTTGTCGAGCTGGAAGTGAGGGAGGTCAGGAAAACTAATAAATAATACCTGACTATTTGCTACTGACCAATTACCGATGAAGCGAAGTAAACTAGAAAAAAGCTCAAGCTCTTTTGGTGCAAAACGGCTCTATGTCTTTCAAAATAGATAGTGGATTGTTTAAATATGATTTTATAGATAATCACGCAATTTTATGTGTTGCTGTTGACGCGAATGTCAAGGAAATACGTGAACGTTATCTGCAAATTGCCCGTCGCTTACACCCGGATAGCAGGACGGTAATCTCGGCTGGGGAAAAACAGCTAGCTAATGAATTATTATCCAAGTTGGTTAACCCAGCTTATGAACATCTATCAAAAGAACGCAGTCGCGCCGAATACTTGATTGTGTTGTCTCAAATTGCCAAGTCCTTGGTACAAGAATCTAGTTCAGTGGAATTGACTAGCGACTTGGCTAAACAATTAGTGAGTGCGCCTAATATTGATGCTTTTTACAAAACTGCGATCGCTAAAGTTGCAGCAACCCAATATGAGTCGTTACACCAATCCGTTAAAATCATATCCCAAATCAGCGAGTTAAATTTAGTTTACCTGATGCGGAGTGCTGCCAACGTGTCCACCTCGCCATCGTCATTGGCTAAATCCAAAAGTAATTCAGGTACGCCCAAGTCAAATACAGCCACCCCACCGCCAGCCGTAAAAGAAGATTCGCCTGTAGATCAGTATGTCCGTCGCGCTCAAGGTTTTATTGACAAAAAACAATTTAGTCAAGCCAAGGTGGAGTTACAGGATGCTCTGAAGCTAGAACCTAAAAATAGTCACTGTCATAGTTTGGTCGCTTTGGTGTATTTGAAGCAAAATCAGGTAAAAATGGCCAAAATTCATTTTGATAATGCTTTGAAATTAGATCCCACTGATGAAATAGCGTTGACATGGAAACCTAAAATAGAAAAGGCTTTAGGGCAACAATCGGGTGGCTCGAAAGTAATTCCACCTCCTGATGATGGAACTAAGCAACCAGATAAGTCTGGAGGTCGTGGGATGTTTGGTGGTTTTTTTGGTGGGAATAAAAAATAATGGTGTATCAACCAGCAGCGGGAGCCAGGGATTTATTACCTTTAGATGTGGCTCAAAAACGCTGGATTGAAGATCGGTTACAGCAGGTGTTTCATCGGTGGGGATATCACAGGATTATCACTTCCACGTTGGAACGCATGGATACTTTGATGGCGGGAGAAGCAATTCAACGCCAGATGGTGATTCAACTGCAAAATGGTGAAGATGAAGAATTAGGATTGCGTCCAGAGTTGACTGCTTCTATTGCTCGTGCAGTGGCTACGCGCATGGCAGATGTCACCTATCCGCAACGTCTATACTACAATGCCAATGTTTTCCGCCGTACTTGGGAAAACAGGCACAATCGCCAGCAAGAGTTTTATCAATCTGGGGTGGAGTTGTTAGGTGTGGGCGGATTGTTGGCAAATGCCGAAGTCCTGCTATTGGCGAGAAACTGTTTAACTGCACTGGGTTTGCCAGATTGGCATTTAATTCTGGGCGAAGCGGGAATTACGCGATCGCTCCTTGATGCCTTTCCGGTGAATATTCAAGCTCAAGTTCGCAGTGCGATCGCCCATCTGGATCGCATTGCCATAGATACTTTACCCTTGAGCGATGAACTACGCGATCGCGCCAGAATCATGATGGATCTACGCGGTGACAGCGCTGATGTCTTGCAAAAAGTCAGTAGCCTTGGTTTAGCTCCAGAGCAACAAGAAATAGTAAATCACCTCAAATCTGTGGTAGAGTTATTACAATCAGAAGGGGAGTTTCCTTTAATTCTTGATCTCAGCTTGATCCAAACCATCGACTACTACACTGGTATAGTCTTTGAAATCGTCAGCGATACAGGTTCACAAGCGAGAGTTTTAGGGCGTGGTGGTCGCTACGACAAGCTTTTAGGATTATATCATCCCCAAGGCGAAGATATTCCCGGTATTGGTTTTGTACTGAATATCGAAGATCTATACCAAGTTCTTTTATCTACACAGCAATTACCACAATCAACCCCAGCTAGTGACTGGTTAGTAGTAGCCCAGACACCAAATGTTGAAGCTGCGGCCTTTGCCCACGCCCAAAAACTGCGTGATTCTACAGATTTGGTAAGGGTAGAAATGGATTTAGGTGGCACAGATGTGGAAGCTATGAGAAAATACGCAAGCGATCGCGGCATTACCCAAATTGCCTGGATTAAATCCGATGGTGAAATTGTGAATGAATCATTGCGTTAGTTAGGGAGTGGGGAGTAGGGAGTAGGGAGTAGGGAGTAGGAAACTACTTTTTCTCCCCTGCCCCCTGCCCCCTGCCCCCCTGCTTCTTCCCCTGCTAGGCTAGATATAGCTGATCCGAAACAGAGGGAATCGAAAAAAAATGCCGCACACGATTGTAACTGATGTTTGTGAAGGTGTTGCTGACTGCGTAGATGCTTGTCCAGTAGCTTGTATTCATGAAGGCCCAGGTAAAAATGTCAAAGGAACCGATTGGTATTGGATTGATTTTGCCACCTGTATCGATTGTGGTATATGTATCGAAGTTTGCCCTGTAGCAGATGCGATCGTTCCAGAAGAACGATCTGATTTGCAAAAAACACCGTAAATTTAAATATTGGCGCAAATTTTTGCTCAAGACAGGCATTTGAAACACTTCAAGATTGCCTGTTTTTTGTATAAATCTATGTTATGCTGCCAAATCATATGATAAATTTATAACAGATGACAACCTGCTAATGTCTGAATAAATTTTGTGTAAAGTGTGTAAAAATGCCTAGTCAAATTTCTCAGGTAGCAGGTATGATTGTTTGGTTGGGTAATACAACAAACCGTGTAAACGGTAAATCACGCGAGACTTTTGCAAAACTTATGACCAAAAACAGCATAACTACCATTTCTAAGATATTGGCATTCGGTCTGTCTACTACAGCAATTGGCCTGATGTCTGCTCAAGCTGCCACAGCAGCAACATTTGATGTGAACTTTACACAACTAGCAGGTTCCATCAACACAGGCGCTAACACAAATGAAATTGGCATTTTCCGTGCTAATTTGTCTGGTCTTGGCTCCGATCTCAATTCGATTCTGTTCCAGGATAGTAACAACTTGGCTGGACTAGGTGGTCAATTTAGTGGTTTTGATTTAGATTCCATCAAACTCAGCACCACCTTAATTAACAATGCTACAGACATCAACACTTTTGCCGGGTTAAACGTGTTCGATTTTAGTGCAGCCAACACTGTTTTCACTCCAGGAACCCAACGTACTCCTACAGATCCAGCTTTGTTTGGTACGACCGGAGGCAATGTTAATAACGCAGTTGCTACACTGGGAAGCTTTGATGGTAGCTTGATTGATACTGACCTTAATAACAACGATCCCACAGATTTGGTTGGTAACGGATTTGTTAGCTTAGGTGATGGTGGTTCAATTCTATTTAACCTGACTAGTGCCGTTTCTACAGATGGTCCACTATATCTTTACGTTGGAGAAGTGGGTAACAACGGTGAGTTCCCAGGTCCACTTACCGCCACCGTCGCAGATGTTCCAGTCGATCCCCAACCTCCTGTTTCAGTTCCTGAACCTGCTAGTATAGCTGCTTTATCCTTAATGGGAATCTACTTCGCATCGCGCCGTAGACAGACAACAAAGCCTGTATAGTTTTCAAAGCAATTGAAGGCGGAAGCCCATTAGTTGAGGACAGAAAACCAAAAAAATTTCTGTTCTCAAAGTCATTGCTCAGTGGAAGTCAGATGGAAGACATTTGAGTGTTAAGAAAACTTGATATCATCAGGTTGTCAGGAAAGACTTTTAAACATACCCGTAGACTGCAATCAAGTAAACGCCCAAAACCCAAACCACAGGATCAGGAAACAACACCTTTTTTGGCGTACAGGGTGTGACTAGGAACCCAATTACAGCTATTTTCAGGTAAATGGAACACACAACGCCAATTAAAACCCTGTAGAGGCTTTGCATGAAAATTCTCTACATTGGTAATAAACCGAAAAACGCTGTAATTGGGATATACAAAGCGAAATATTTGTCTAATCCCAGTATTCCTAGTCGTGAGAGGTAAATTTTCATGCTGTTGATCACGATAAACAGAGCATAGGTGAAATATCTATGCTTTTTTGTCTAAAAAATTATGTAAACTAAATACTAATATTTTTAATTAAAAAAATAACTTTGATTAATTAAACGAATTTGTGGGAACGTTTTCCCGATAAAAGCGACTGCGTAAGCGTTAAGCCCATGACAAAGGTAAATTTTACAGACGTTCCGCAGGCATCCCCGCAAGGTAGGATGCAAAGAGCGCTTACATTATCAACTTCCAAGGATTTTATGTCAGGTTCAGTCAAGGATTCGACTCCACTGCTAGAAGTTAAAAATGTTCACGCCGGATATAGTAAAGATATAGATATCCTGCAAGGGGTGAATTTTCGGGTGGAATCAGGGGAATTGGTAACAGTGATTGGCCCCAACGGTGCGGGTAAATCCACCTTAGCCAAAACTATTTTTGGGCTGTTAACTCCTCACACAGGCACAATTACCTTTAAAGGTGAAAATATTGCTGGACTAAAGTCAAATCAAATAGTCAGGAGGGGAATGTGTTATGTGCCACAAATCTCTAATGTTTTTCCTTCCCTGAGTGTGGAAGAAAATTTAGAAATGGGCGCTTTTGTGCGTAATGTACCCCTGAAACCCCTGAAAGAGCAAATTTTTACCATGTTTCCCAGATTAAGCGATCGCCGTCGTCAACGTGCTGGTACACTATCAGGAGGAGAACGTCAAATGCTGGCTATGGGCAAAGCTTTGATGTTGGAACCGACTTTACTGTTATTGGATGAACCTTCTGCGGCATTATCCCCCATTCTAGTAACGCAAGTATTCGAGCAAATTAAACAAATTAATCAAACAGGTACTGCTATTGTCTTAGTAGAACAAAATGCCCGTAAAGCCTTAGAAATGGCTGACCGTGGTTATGTACTTGAGTCGGGACGCGATGCTATCTCTGGCCACGGTCAAGAATTATTACACGATCCTAAAGTAGGTGAACTATACTTGGGCGCAGGTAAAAAACATTGAATTAGTTACAAATACAAACATCCCCAAGCAATTCAATTCATCAAGGATGTTGGAAATTTGCTCTAATTCCTTAAATAAAGCTTAATTCTCTAAAATTTCCATTGCGGCGGCTTAATTGTTCGATTATAATCTATTGTGTTTTGATTTAAACATCACAACAGATGTACACAGATAATTTCCTCCCTAGAAGGTGAGAAAATTCCATATCAGGTTTGATCGACAAGAGTTGGTAAAAACTGCAAACATCCGCAAACATTGGATATCTAAAACTATTAACAATTCAGAATCTAAACTTTTGGTTGTTAATTTTTCACTAAAAAATTACTAGAGACACCAAGCAATGACTACACCAGATTTGATGATTGAGGATTTAATACAAAATCCCAATGGCGAAAGTAGAGGTAATTCATCAGTTTCGCCAGAGGAAAAAAGATTTTTAACTCTGAAAATAATTGATAAATTGCTGATAGCATCTTTACTATTATTGAGTATTCTGGCGATTAGTTTTTCCGAAAATCAAAAGTTTGCTCTTTATGGTGTTATAGCACTCTGTTTTGTCTTTTCATTATTCATCATCAATAGACAATTATTTCAAGACTCAAAAAAAGCCGCTAATGAGTACGAAGCTAACAAAAAAGCCGAAATCTATACTTATTTATTGAATAATAGCTCTTGGCAGCTCAAAAATTTTACGCCAATTAAAGCTAAAGCTTTACAATACTGTCAAGATTTGATTGACGACTATAGACGAGTTCGGGATTTATCGAGGACAATTTACTATGTTCTGCAAATTACCACGGTGGTTTTTTCCGGAATCACACCTATTTTAGTGCTGGTAGATAAAATAGAAGCAGGACAAACTTGGTTAAAGTGGCTACCGGTTATTTGTCCCGCTATTGCGTCTATACTCGCCAGTATAGTTACGTCGTTCCCCTTTCAAAAGAATTGGGTAGCTGCTAACACAGTAGTAGAATTATTGGAAGCGGAAGAAGAAAAGTTTATTTTGGGCGTGACACAACCTTATCGTTTCTCTGATACTTCTGACGAGGTGCAACAGCAAGAAAAAGCCAGCCAAGCTTTAGAACACTTTATTCAACAGGTGAATAACATTCACTTCCAGCAAGTACAGCAGTCAAGTGAGACGCAGACAGAAAAGAAAGAATCTGCGCCAGCCAATGAATCACAGTCACAACCGACTACCTAATTAACAGCAATTTTTTTGCCTCACGCAGAGGCGCAGAGGCGCAGAGAATCAATTTGGAATCTCTGCGTTACTCTGTCGAAAGGATTTTAATATTCTGGAACTGAAGGATCTACTTCTTTGCTCCAAGCGTTTATTCCGCCTTTGACATTAGTCCCCTCAATTCCGGCTTCTTTGAGGATAGCCAAGGCTTTGGCGGAGCGTCCGCCTAGTTTACAATGAGCAATTAAGCGATGTCCATTGAGGATTTCTTTGACTTTGGCTACACCGTCGCCGTTTTCAATATCTGGTAAGGGTATCAATACAGCACCAGGAATTTTGGCGATTTCGTATTCATGAGGGTTACGGACATCTAATAGCACAAAATCTTTTGCGCCGCTATCCAGTAATTCTTTTAATTCTTTGACGGTCATTTCTGACATTTCCATCTGCTGTTTAGCCTCCTCTGCTTGAGCTTGGGGAATTCCGCAGAATTGTTCGTAGTCTATCAGTTTTTCAATAACTGGGCGAATGGGATTTGGACGAAGTTTCAATTCCCGAAATTTCATTTCTAAGGCATCGTACAATAGTAATCTTCCACTGAGGGTAGTACCCTTTCCTGTGACGATTTTTACTGTTTCTGTCGCCTGAATAATTCCAATCATTCCTGGTAAAATACCGAGTACGCCGCCTTCTGCACAGGAAGGAACCATTCCTGGTGGTGGTGGTTCTGGGTAAAGGTCACGATAGTTGGGACCACCTTCGTAGTTAAAGACCGTGGCTTGCCCTTCAAATCGGAAAATGGAGCCGTAGACGTTCGGCTTATCTAGCAGTACGCAAGCGTCATTCACGAGGTATCTGGTGGGGAAATTATCAGTACCATCTACGACGATATCATAAGGTTTCATGATATCCAGGGCGTTTTCAGCACTGAGGCGAGTTTCGTATAAGTCAACCTGACAATGGGGGTTAATTTCGTGTATCCGGTTTTTTGCGGATTCAATTTTGGGTTTACCTACCCAGGATGTACCGTGTATGACTTGGCGTTGGAGGTTGGAAGTATCGACGATATCGAAATCTACTATACCAATGCGTCCAATACCTGCGGCTGCAAGATATAACAGTAATGGCGAACCTAGTCCACCAGTACCAATACACAATACACTGGCAGCTTTTAAACGCTTTTGTCCTTCTAGTCCAATTTCTGGCAAGATTAAATGGCGGGAGTAGCGTTCGTAATCGTCTTTAGTCAACTGGATTTCTTCCAGGTTGGGATTTAGCATAGCAGTTAGGTAGATCAGCCGAGAATATTGATCTTATCGAAAAACGATATTTTTAAATTTTTTCAATTGACTCTGGTTGGAATTGGTGATGATCATCAAGAATCCAACTTTTGACTGTAGCAGCTTTACCATTTTGAACAGAAACTATTATATATGAGTATTCTGCCCAAGCATATAGGCGATCGCATTCTGATGGTGTAGCGGAATTATCTGGGTGGGAGTGGTAGATACCGATAATATTTAATCCGCGATCGCCTGCGGCTTTTTGTGCCTGTAACATAACTTGGGGAGCGATCGCATATCGTTTTCTGGTACTCTGTACTGTGGGTTCATCTGGAAAATCATCGGCTTGGGTATTCCAAGCGTTTTCTGTAGGCATTATTTCCATAACAATTTTACCCTCCCTACCCAGAAAACCGAGAATTAGTCCACAGCATTCTTCTGGGTAGGTGCTTTCAGCATGAGTACAGATAATTTGTAGGTGTTCAGGAAGGAGTTTGAGAACCCGACTATTCATCAAAATTGTGACTTTGCTTGTCAATGTAAGATGCTAGCAGTTCCTTGACTTCCACCACGTCACTGATTAAAAGATCATAATCAGACGAGTCCAGCATATTCAACTCAAAGCAAAGCAGCAGGTAATATTCCACCTCTATCACTGCATCTCGCGCCATTTCCAGAAAATCCAGTTGCATTTCATAGTCATCGCGATCGCATCCCTGAGCTATTTTAATAGGAATGGCAGCACAAGCTAAACGAATTTGTTGTGTTAGCCCCTGTAATTCCTCTTCTGGAAAGGTTTTAGTAATTTCATAGACTGCAATTGTGAGTTCGTGCGCTTTTTCCCATTCTTGCAGCTCTCTAAAGTCTGTCATGTTTATATTGGTATCCTTGAGGATTAAGAGGGTGACCAATGCCTACTATAATGATATGCCACTATCATCCCACCTACCCAAATTAACTAGAATCCAAATCACGTAAAAATTTGACATTTTTCTTTACGTTAATTACTGCAATTAGGTCACTCAGGAAATTTTCTTAATAGTTACCCAATGCGGATTTGAACAAATACACCAACCTCACCCCCAACCCCTCTGGTTGCTTTCGCGTAGCGTTTCCCTTTGAGAGAAGGAGAGGGGAGATGTTGAAGCAAGTCACAGACGGGCTAAAAATTTCAGCATGAGGGAAATTACTGTATCCGAGGACTCAATCAACAAGCCATGACCACCACGGTCTAACACTACCAGTTCAGCGTGGGGAATACCTTGAGCTAGTTGTTCAGAAAACTTAACTGGGGTGAGAATATCTTCTTTTCCCACTAAAATCAGCGTGGGACAGTGAATTTTATGCAGTCGGTCTTGTGTATCACTGCTGAGTATAGCCCGACTATGATGATAGAGTGTATGTGTAGCTGGTGTAAAGGGATAATTCACTGCCCACTCAATTAGTTGTTCTACCATCCCTGGAATACTATAAAACTCATCAGTAAATATCCAGGGAAATACAACTTTTTGATAAAGCTTCAGGTCTATACTACTGGGGAGGTCGCCCCATGTGGAAATCACATGATTGAATCTTTCATCACCCTTAGCTAGGGAAGAAAGCAAAATTAGACTTTTTACCCTTCCAGGCTGCGCTAAGACCAGTTCTTGGGCAATTTGACCACCCATCGAATGACCGACTACACTTACCTGATTGATACCGATGTGGTCAAGTAATGCCGCTATATCATTAGCCATCTGCTGAAGATTATAAGGACTATCGGGGGCAGAACTGCGCCCCAGTCCGCGATTATCCACACGAATAACTTGATATTGGGTAACGAGGGATGGCATGATTAACGACCAATAGGAGTGATCGCATAAGAAACCAGCAATTAATAATAAAGGTTCACCCTGTCCTTTGATGTCATAGAACAAATCAATTCCGTTAACCTGAACTTTTGGCATAAGTCGTAAATAACTATAAAAAAAATTAACTTGGTGATGCAACAACAAAAACCAATGGCTGTGGAATTTCGCGATGTTACCTTTAGCCGCAACCATCGCCCTTTAGTATCTCATCTCAATTTCTCTATTAGTCAAGGAGAAGCCTTAGTATTACTCGGACGTAGTGGAAGCGGTAAAACTACTACAATGAAATTAATCAATCGCCTTTTTACACCTACACAAGGTGAAGTATTATTTAATGGCATTCCCACAAATCAATGGGATGAAATTAAATTGCGGCGTAATATTGGTTATGTGATTCAAGAAACTGGTTTATTTCCCCATTTTACTGTAGAACGTAACGTGGGTTTAGTCCCGAATTTGCTCGGTTGGCAATCTAAACAAATTAAAATGCGGGTTTATGAATTGTTGCAGATGGTAGGCTTAGATCCTGGACAATTTGCGG
The window above is part of the Nodularia spumigena CCY9414 genome. Proteins encoded here:
- a CDS encoding carbohydrate ABC transporter permease translates to MNQLKPQNWNFIKQRLTPYLFLLPALVLLVLTVFWPAIQAFYLSFTSYEDLSQPPQWIGFGNFLRLWKDAVFWKTLENTFLYLLVVVPILVMAPLGLAILVNQKLRGMNWFRAAYYTPVVISMVVAGIAWKWLYAENGLLNQLLKTLNIFPEGIPWLTSPDKLLGIVPISLASVMAVTIWKGLGYYMVIYLAGLQSIPADVYEAAAIDGSDGIRKHWDITVPLMKPYLALVAVISAISATKVFEEVFIMTQGGPLNSSKTIVYYLYEEAFSNLEISYACTIGLVLFLIILGLSVLRLAINQEEDITI
- a CDS encoding GIY-YIG nuclease family protein is translated as MESENNLPIEHQNVPVNHRGLHEFLYSSDDEHDTTEVAVTPAFGNNGGEIMPLETWRTADQNAKIAGVYAVLDAEGETQYIGYSRNVLLSLNGHVSQYGEQKCAFVRVQTFKFPKRQEMEDLRDAWIAELETTPPGNAAEGGMWASTVGEAAKAVMSEVERQAYEEKKLKLRKAMADSSLSKEIEAVDGSEAQRQRQLEAAVKNDDWSSVIDAQTEETKS
- a CDS encoding 2Fe-2S iron-sulfur cluster-binding protein is translated as MSDKYTIKVRDRSTGEEYSLQVPGDRYILHSIEQQGGELPFSCRNGACTTCAVRVLSGDIYQPEAIGLSPALRRQGYALLCVSYARSDLEVETQDEDEVYELQFGRYFARGKVKAGLPLDED
- a CDS encoding thermonuclease family protein, producing MRIKIFFTQRRIRRSRSVPKGSRSRRVDAKGFFGVLVRKIVLFGSLLLLVSCQVNNQTASNQVQVKVARVVSGQSLDVLGMAEQPNLISRVRLVGIDAPDFQQRPWGDESRQVLETLIGEPEKPVILEFDVSAKDKMGRTLAYVWKDQQLLNEEVLKQGYAIFVGRSPNHKYDQRLERAQQWARLMGKGIWNPENPMRLPPAEFRRRNL
- a CDS encoding inositol monophosphatase family protein, yielding MTNLQIFLDIATEAALAAGAVLQGYLGKLEDAITEKGRPGDLVTAADKASEVVILEILRRHFPEHSILAEESGKLGNQDNQYLWAIDPLDGTTNYAHQYSAFAVSIGLLVNGVPQVGVIYDPFHDELFRAATGLGATRNRHSIKVSEISELSKSLLVTGFAYDRRETPDNNYAEFCHLTHLTQGVRRSGSAALDLAYVACGRVDGYWERGISPWDVVAGIVLLREAGGKVTAYDGTAFKIESGRILATNGNIHHNLSRELVEVPPLSSWK
- a CDS encoding J domain-containing protein: MSFKIDSGLFKYDFIDNHAILCVAVDANVKEIRERYLQIARRLHPDSRTVISAGEKQLANELLSKLVNPAYEHLSKERSRAEYLIVLSQIAKSLVQESSSVELTSDLAKQLVSAPNIDAFYKTAIAKVAATQYESLHQSVKIISQISELNLVYLMRSAANVSTSPSSLAKSKSNSGTPKSNTATPPPAVKEDSPVDQYVRRAQGFIDKKQFSQAKVELQDALKLEPKNSHCHSLVALVYLKQNQVKMAKIHFDNALKLDPTDEIALTWKPKIEKALGQQSGGSKVIPPPDDGTKQPDKSGGRGMFGGFFGGNKK
- a CDS encoding ATP phosphoribosyltransferase regulatory subunit, which codes for MVYQPAAGARDLLPLDVAQKRWIEDRLQQVFHRWGYHRIITSTLERMDTLMAGEAIQRQMVIQLQNGEDEELGLRPELTASIARAVATRMADVTYPQRLYYNANVFRRTWENRHNRQQEFYQSGVELLGVGGLLANAEVLLLARNCLTALGLPDWHLILGEAGITRSLLDAFPVNIQAQVRSAIAHLDRIAIDTLPLSDELRDRARIMMDLRGDSADVLQKVSSLGLAPEQQEIVNHLKSVVELLQSEGEFPLILDLSLIQTIDYYTGIVFEIVSDTGSQARVLGRGGRYDKLLGLYHPQGEDIPGIGFVLNIEDLYQVLLSTQQLPQSTPASDWLVVAQTPNVEAAAFAHAQKLRDSTDLVRVEMDLGGTDVEAMRKYASDRGITQIAWIKSDGEIVNESLR